The genomic segment GCTACTATTGGTGTAGTTGGAAACGGGGATTATATAAATATGGTAATTGGTAAAGCTGGTAGAACAAGACACTTAGGAATTAGACCTCAAACAAGAGGATCTGCGATGAACCCTATTGATCACCCACACGGTGGAGGAGAAGGTAAAACGAATTCTGGAAGACATCCTGTTACTCCATGGGGTATGCCAACTAAAGGTTATAAAACTAGAAAGAAAAAAGCTAGTGATAAACTAATCATTTCAAGAAAAAAGAAGTAAGGGTTTAAGATGGCAAGATCAATAAAAAAAGGACCTTTCGTAGATGCACACTTATTAAAAAAAGTTGTGGCTGCTAATAGTTCAAAAGATAAAAAACCAATTAAAACATGGTCAAGAAGATCTACAATTCTTCCAGATATGATTGGACTAACATTTAATGTACATAATGGTAGAAACTTTGTTCCTGTAAATGTTACAGAGAACCATGTTGGATATAAATTAGGTGAGTTTGCACCAACTAGAACATTTAAGGGCCACAAAGGTTCTGTTCAAAGAAAGGCGTAATAATGGCAAGAGCGATATTAAAATTTATTAGAGTTTCTCCTATTAAAGCAAGATTAATTGCAAGAGAAGTTCAAGGAATGAATGCAGAGTATGCAATTGCATCTTTACAATTTACTCCAAACAAAGCTGCTGGAATTATATCTAAAGTAATAGCTTCTGCTGTTGCAAACTCAGGATTAGATTCAGCTGATGCAGTAATTACAAGTGCTAGAGTAGATAAAGGACCAGTTCTTAAAAGATTTACTCCAAGAGCAAGAGGTTCAGCTTCACCGAAGCATAAGCCAACTGCACATATTATGATTGAAGTAGCTGCATCTACAAAAGGAGACAAGTAATGGGTCAAAAAGTTAATCCAATAGGTTTAAGATTAGGTATTAATAGAAATTGGGAGTCTAGATGGTTTCCAAAATTTGAAACAATGCCTGCAAATGTAGCTGAAGATGACAAAATAAGAAAGTTTGTTAAAAAAGAGTTATATTATGCTGGAATTGCTCAAACTGTTATTGAAAGAACTGCAAAAAAAGTTAGAGTTACTGTTGTAGCTGCTAGACCTGGAATTATCATTGGTAAAAAAGGTGCAGATGTTGAAAAACTAAAAGACTCTTTATCTAAACTTGTAGGAAAAGAGATAGCTGTAAATATTAAAGAAGAGAGAAAACCTCAAACTTCTGCACTACTTTCAGCTGAAAATGTTGCTCAACAATTAGAAAGAAGAGTTGCATTTAGAAGAGCAATGAAAAGAGTTATGCAAAATGCACTAAAAGGTGGAGCAAAAGGTATTAAAGTATCTGTTTCAGGAAGACTTGGTGGTGCTGAAATGGCAAGAACTGAGTGGTATTTAGAAGGAAGAGTTCCTTTACATACATTAAGAGCTAGAATTGATTATGGTTTTGCAGAAGCTCATACAGCTTATGGTTGTATTGGGATTAAAGTTTGGATATTTAAAGGTGAGGTTCTTGCAAAAGGAATTCCAACTGAAAAATCTGAAACTGCTGATTCTAAACCAAAAAGAAGACCAGCAAAGAAAAGAGGTAAATAATTATGTTAATGCCTAAAAGAACAAAATTTAGAAAAATGATGAAAGGAAGAAATCGAGGTGAAGCTCACAGAGGTAACTCTTTAGCTTACGGAGATTTCGGAATTAAAGCTGTTGAGCATGGACGAGTAGATTCAAGACAAATTGAAGCTTCTAGGGTTGCCATGACAAGAAAAGTAAAAAGACAAGCGAAAGTTTGGATTATGGTATTCCCTGATAAACCACTAACTGCTAAACCTCTTGAAACAAGAATGGGTAAAGGTAAAGGAAGTGTTGATAAATGGGTAATGAACATTAAGCCAGGAAGAGTTTGTTTCGAAATGGCTGGAGTAGATGAAAGTTTAGCAAGAGAAGCTTTAGCTTTAGCTATGCATAAACTACCATTTAAAACTAAATTTGTAACAAGAGATAGCGAAAATGAACTATACTGAAATTAAAGATAAAAGCTTGAGCGAATTACAAGCGTTATTAAAAGAAAAAAAGGTGCTTCTTTTTGAATTAAAAGCTAAGCTAAAAACTATGCAGCTAACAAATACATCTGAGTTAAGAATAGCAAAAAAAGACATTGCTAAAATTCAGACTGCTATGACAGCTCTAAATGCTAACTAAGGATCTAAGTATGACACATAAAAGAGAGATTCAAGGTGTAGTAGTAAAAAGATCAGGTGATAAAACAGCTTCTGTTTTAGTAACTAGATCAGTTTTACACCCAAAGTATCATAAAACTGTAAAAAGATTTAAAAAATATTTAGTTCATGATGAAAAAAATGAGTTAAATGTTGGTGATAGTGTTATTGCCGTTGAGTGCAGACCACTATCTAAAACTAAATCTTTTAGATTAAAAACGATCCTTGCTACAGGAGTTAAATAATGATTCAAAGTTTTACAAGATTAAACGTAGCAGACAATACAGGAGCTAAAGAGATTATGTGTATCAAAGTTTTAGGTGGTTCTAAAAGAAGATATGCAACTGTTGGTGATGTTATTGTTGCGTCTGTTAAAAAAGCTCTTCCAACTGGAAAAATTAAAAAAGGTCAAGTTGTTAAAGCTGTAATTGTAAGAACTCATAAAGAAGTTCAAAGAGAAAATGGTTCATTAATTAGATTTGATGACAATGCAGCTGTTATTTTAGATGCTAAAAGAGAGCCAGTTGGAACAAGAATTTTTGGACCAGTTGCTAGAGAAGTTAGATATTCAGGATTTATGAAAATCGTTTCACTTGCACCGGAGGTACTATAATGGCTATTAAATTAAAAATAAAAAAAGGTGATACAGTTAGAATCATCGCTGGTGATGACAAAGGAAAAACTGGAGAAGTTTTACAAGTATTACCAAAAGTAAACAAAGTAATCGTAAAAGATTGTAAAGTTGCTAAAAAAACTGTTAAACCTGATCAAGAAAAAAATCCAGATGGTGGATTTGTAAACAAAGAGATGCCAATTGATATTTCAAATGTGGCAAAAGTGGAAGGGTAAAAGATGGCATCAAGATTATTAGAAAAATATAAAGCTGAAATCAAGCCAGTTCTTGAAGCAGAATTTGCAAAGAATAAAACTTTAACAGCAAAAGTTGATAAAGTTGTTATCTCTGTAGGTGCTGGTGAAGCTATGAAAGATACTAAGTTAATCCAAAATATGCAAGATACAATCTCTTTAATTGCTGGTCAAAAAGCAGTTAAAGTTATTGCTAAAAAATCTGTTGCTGGATTTAAAGTAAGAGAAGGAATGCCTGTTGGTATTAAAGTTACTTTAAGAGGTGAGCAAATGTATCACTTTTTAGATAAATTATGTAACATTGCATTACCAAGAGTAAAAGACTTCAGAGGTCTTAACAAGAATGGATTTGATGGAAGAGGAAACTTTAACTTCGGACTTGATGAGCAGTTGATGTTCCCTGAAGTAGTTTATGATAACATCATTAAAACACACGGAATGAATATCTCTATTGCTACAAGTGCAACAAGTGATGCTGAGTCATATAGATTGTTAGAGTTAATTGGAATTCCATTTACAAAAGGAAGAGCGTAATGGCAAAGAAATCTATGATCGCTAAACAACAAAGAACACCTAAGTTTGCTGTAAGAGCATATACTAGATGTTCTGTTTGTGGAAGACCTCACTCTGTTTATAAAGATTTTGGTCTATGTAGAGTTTGTTTAAGAAAAATGGCTAACGAAGGTTTATTACCTGGTGTTAGAAAAGCTAGTTGGTAGGAGAAAAAAGCTATGATGAATGATTTAATCGCAGATGCTTTAACTAGAATTAGAAATGCTGCAATGAGAAGATTAGAAGTTGCAACATTATTACACTCAAACACAGTTGTTGGAGTAATGAATGTACTTTTACAAAAAGAGTATATTGCTGGATTCAAAGTTATTGACGGACAAAATAATAAAAAGACAATTCAAGTTGAATTAAAGTATGATGATAAAGAGAAATCAGCAATTAACGAAATTGTAAGAGTTTCTAAACCAGGTAGAAGAGTTTATAAACCAGCTTCTGAAATTAAAAATTTCAAAAACGGATACGGTACTATTATTCTTTCAACTAACAAAGGTATTGTTGCAAATGATGAAGCATTTGCTGCCAATGTTGGTGGAGAAGTACTTTGTACTGTTTGGTAGGAGAGAATAATGTCTAGAATTGGAAAAAAACCTATCGCAATTCCTGCTGGAATTGAAGTAACAGTAAACGGTACACTAATTAGTGTTAAAAAAGGAAACAATGTTTCTACAGTTGAGACTCATGGAAGAGTTGGAATTGAAGTTGCAGATAGCCAAGTTGTTTTAACAAAAATTGGTGAAACAAAGGAATCTGCAGCGTTTTGGGGAACTTACAGAGCATTAACAGCAAATGCAGTTAATGGTTTACATGAAGGTTTCACAAAAACTTTAGAAATCAATGGAGTTGGATATAAAGCAGCTGTAAAAGGTGATGTTTTAGAGTTAATCTTAGGTTATTCTCATCCAATTAATTTCGAAATCCAAAAAGGATTAGATATTTCTGTTGAGAAAAACATTATTACAGTTAAAGGTGCAGATAAACAACAAGTTGGGCAAGCTGCTGCTATTATTCGAGGCTTTAGAAAACCAGAACCGTACAAAGGTAAAGGTGTTAAGTATTCTGATGAGAAAATCATTAGAAAAGCCGGAAAAACTGCTAAGAAATAAGGTGTAACTATGAGTAGAGAAAAAGATTTAGCAAAAAAAGTTGCTTTAAGAATAAAAAGAAAAAAAAGAGTTAGAGCTAATATTTTTGGTACAGCTGAAAAACCAAGAGTATCGATTTTTAAATCTAACAAATACATTAGTGCACAAGCTATCAACGATGTTGAAGGTAGAACTTTGGCAGCAATTAGCTCACAAACTATGGGTTTAGGTGGAAATAAAGAGGGTGCTGCTAAAGTTGCAGCTGAGTTTGCTTCTAAGTTAAAAGCAGCTGGTATTGAAACAGTTGTTTATGATAGAAACGGGTATCTTTATCATGGTGTTGTTGCAGCATTTGCTGACGCATTAAGAGAAAATGGTATTAAATTATAAGGATTAATGATGGCAGTAAATAGAGAAGATTTTCAAGAAGCAATCGTTAAAATCGGAAGAGTAACAAAAGTTGTAAAAGGTGGAAGAAGATTCAGATTTACAGCTTTAGTTGTTGTTGGAGATAAAAACGGTACAGTAGGTTTTGGAACAGGAAAAGCAAAAGAGGTTCCAGATGCTATTAAAAAAGCTTTAGATGATGCATTCAAAAGCTTAGTGACAGTTTCTATAAAAGGAACAACAATTGCACATGATATTGAACACAAATATAATGCAAGTAAAATTTTATTAAGACCAGCTTCTGAAGGAACTGGACTAATTGCTGGAGGAGCTGCAAGACCTGTTCTTGAGCTTTCTGGAGTTAAAGATATTATTGCAAAATCTTTAGGTTCAAATAATCCAAATAACCTTGTACAAGCTACAGTTGAAGCTTTAGCAAGAATAAAAGGATAAGAATATGATATTAGAAAATTTAAAACCAGCTTGCGGAAGCACAAAAGCTCCAAAAAGAAAAGGTAGAGGTCAAGGAAGCGGTAACGGTAAAACTGCTGGAAAAGGTAATAAAGGTCAAAAAGCTAGATCTGGATACAGTGTAAAAAGAGGTTTTGAAGGTGGTCAACAACCACTATTAAGAAGACTTCCTAAAGTTGGATTTGTATCAAGAGTAGTTAAACCATATACAATTAATGTTGAAAAAGTAACTGCAATTGCTGAATTACCAGAAATTACAGTTGAATCAATTAGATCTGTATATAAATTATCAAAAACTGTTGTAAAAGTAAAACTTATTGGTGCAACAGCTAAAAATTTAAGTGCTAAGATTAAAGACGAAAACGTTACAACTACTGGAAAATAGTTATGAGTAAAGATCTAGTAAATAAGATTCTTATTACATTAGGCTTTATTTTTCTTTACAGACTACTGGCATATGTGCCAGTACCTGGAGTTAATATTGATGTAGTTAAAGAGTTTTTTGATTCAAATGCAAATAATGCATTAGGTCTTGTAAATATGTTTAGTGGAAATGCAGTTGAAAGACTAAGTATTATCTCACTAGGAATTATGCCTTACA from the Aliarcobacter cryaerophilus ATCC 43158 genome contains:
- the rpsS gene encoding 30S ribosomal protein S19; translated protein: MARSIKKGPFVDAHLLKKVVAANSSKDKKPIKTWSRRSTILPDMIGLTFNVHNGRNFVPVNVTENHVGYKLGEFAPTRTFKGHKGSVQRKA
- the rplV gene encoding 50S ribosomal protein L22, whose protein sequence is MARAILKFIRVSPIKARLIAREVQGMNAEYAIASLQFTPNKAAGIISKVIASAVANSGLDSADAVITSARVDKGPVLKRFTPRARGSASPKHKPTAHIMIEVAASTKGDK
- the rpsC gene encoding 30S ribosomal protein S3, which codes for MGQKVNPIGLRLGINRNWESRWFPKFETMPANVAEDDKIRKFVKKELYYAGIAQTVIERTAKKVRVTVVAARPGIIIGKKGADVEKLKDSLSKLVGKEIAVNIKEERKPQTSALLSAENVAQQLERRVAFRRAMKRVMQNALKGGAKGIKVSVSGRLGGAEMARTEWYLEGRVPLHTLRARIDYGFAEAHTAYGCIGIKVWIFKGEVLAKGIPTEKSETADSKPKRRPAKKRGK
- the rplP gene encoding 50S ribosomal protein L16, coding for MLMPKRTKFRKMMKGRNRGEAHRGNSLAYGDFGIKAVEHGRVDSRQIEASRVAMTRKVKRQAKVWIMVFPDKPLTAKPLETRMGKGKGSVDKWVMNIKPGRVCFEMAGVDESLAREALALAMHKLPFKTKFVTRDSENELY
- the rpmC gene encoding 50S ribosomal protein L29; the encoded protein is MNYTEIKDKSLSELQALLKEKKVLLFELKAKLKTMQLTNTSELRIAKKDIAKIQTAMTALNAN
- the rpsQ gene encoding 30S ribosomal protein S17, with the protein product MTHKREIQGVVVKRSGDKTASVLVTRSVLHPKYHKTVKRFKKYLVHDEKNELNVGDSVIAVECRPLSKTKSFRLKTILATGVK
- the rplN gene encoding 50S ribosomal protein L14, with product MIQSFTRLNVADNTGAKEIMCIKVLGGSKRRYATVGDVIVASVKKALPTGKIKKGQVVKAVIVRTHKEVQRENGSLIRFDDNAAVILDAKREPVGTRIFGPVAREVRYSGFMKIVSLAPEVL
- the rplX gene encoding 50S ribosomal protein L24 yields the protein MAIKLKIKKGDTVRIIAGDDKGKTGEVLQVLPKVNKVIVKDCKVAKKTVKPDQEKNPDGGFVNKEMPIDISNVAKVEG
- the rplE gene encoding 50S ribosomal protein L5, translated to MASRLLEKYKAEIKPVLEAEFAKNKTLTAKVDKVVISVGAGEAMKDTKLIQNMQDTISLIAGQKAVKVIAKKSVAGFKVREGMPVGIKVTLRGEQMYHFLDKLCNIALPRVKDFRGLNKNGFDGRGNFNFGLDEQLMFPEVVYDNIIKTHGMNISIATSATSDAESYRLLELIGIPFTKGRA
- a CDS encoding type Z 30S ribosomal protein S14 translates to MAKKSMIAKQQRTPKFAVRAYTRCSVCGRPHSVYKDFGLCRVCLRKMANEGLLPGVRKASW
- the rpsH gene encoding 30S ribosomal protein S8, with amino-acid sequence MMNDLIADALTRIRNAAMRRLEVATLLHSNTVVGVMNVLLQKEYIAGFKVIDGQNNKKTIQVELKYDDKEKSAINEIVRVSKPGRRVYKPASEIKNFKNGYGTIILSTNKGIVANDEAFAANVGGEVLCTVW
- the rplF gene encoding 50S ribosomal protein L6; the encoded protein is MSRIGKKPIAIPAGIEVTVNGTLISVKKGNNVSTVETHGRVGIEVADSQVVLTKIGETKESAAFWGTYRALTANAVNGLHEGFTKTLEINGVGYKAAVKGDVLELILGYSHPINFEIQKGLDISVEKNIITVKGADKQQVGQAAAIIRGFRKPEPYKGKGVKYSDEKIIRKAGKTAKK
- the rplR gene encoding 50S ribosomal protein L18 is translated as MSREKDLAKKVALRIKRKKRVRANIFGTAEKPRVSIFKSNKYISAQAINDVEGRTLAAISSQTMGLGGNKEGAAKVAAEFASKLKAAGIETVVYDRNGYLYHGVVAAFADALRENGIKL
- the rpsE gene encoding 30S ribosomal protein S5 — protein: MAVNREDFQEAIVKIGRVTKVVKGGRRFRFTALVVVGDKNGTVGFGTGKAKEVPDAIKKALDDAFKSLVTVSIKGTTIAHDIEHKYNASKILLRPASEGTGLIAGGAARPVLELSGVKDIIAKSLGSNNPNNLVQATVEALARIKG
- the rplO gene encoding 50S ribosomal protein L15, translating into MILENLKPACGSTKAPKRKGRGQGSGNGKTAGKGNKGQKARSGYSVKRGFEGGQQPLLRRLPKVGFVSRVVKPYTINVEKVTAIAELPEITVESIRSVYKLSKTVVKVKLIGATAKNLSAKIKDENVTTTGK